From a single Paraburkholderia edwinii genomic region:
- a CDS encoding mannitol dehydrogenase family protein has product MSTPILQFGTSRFLLAHVALFVSEALERGEAIGGISVVQTTANESSRARIAALRHADHYPVHIRGRENGGVVDQVVECRVVRNAWATDTDWAAIRRAVIEEVRVIVSNTGDAGYQLDEHDSADLLANDALVPRSYPAKLLVLLHARWRERPQHGVSVFPCELIERNGDTLRDIVLGMARQWSLPEPFIGYLQAQCVWVNSLVDRIVSAPIHPVGAVAEPYALWAIERREGMELPCTHEQIVLTDELRRYAQLKLFFLNLGHTWLADQWLSERRSPEETVLQAMSDARVRGELESVWHDEVLPVFGAMGLQSEAEAYIDSVRERFLNPFLAHRIFDIAANHREKIRRRIQPLVELADSLSLPAAQPKLRQLLAANDLPLAGKGIAKS; this is encoded by the coding sequence ATGAGTACACCGATACTTCAGTTCGGCACCAGCCGCTTTCTGCTTGCGCATGTCGCACTCTTTGTTTCCGAGGCGCTCGAACGCGGCGAAGCGATTGGCGGCATCAGCGTCGTGCAGACGACGGCGAACGAGTCGAGCCGCGCGCGGATTGCGGCGCTTCGCCACGCCGATCACTACCCCGTGCACATACGGGGTCGCGAAAACGGCGGGGTGGTCGACCAGGTGGTGGAATGCCGCGTGGTACGCAATGCGTGGGCAACCGATACCGATTGGGCCGCGATCCGTCGCGCAGTGATCGAGGAGGTGCGTGTCATCGTATCGAACACCGGCGATGCCGGTTATCAACTCGATGAACATGACTCGGCCGACCTGCTTGCGAACGACGCGCTCGTGCCGCGCAGTTATCCCGCGAAACTGCTGGTGTTGCTGCATGCCCGCTGGCGTGAGCGCCCGCAGCATGGCGTATCGGTCTTTCCATGCGAACTCATCGAGAGAAACGGCGATACCTTGCGCGATATCGTGCTCGGTATGGCGCGGCAATGGTCGCTGCCGGAGCCTTTTATCGGCTATTTGCAGGCGCAATGCGTCTGGGTGAACTCGCTCGTCGACCGCATTGTCTCCGCCCCGATTCATCCGGTCGGCGCGGTCGCGGAGCCGTATGCGCTGTGGGCGATCGAGCGGCGTGAAGGCATGGAGCTTCCGTGTACGCACGAGCAGATCGTCCTCACCGATGAGTTGCGCCGTTATGCGCAGCTCAAGCTGTTTTTCCTGAATCTCGGTCATACGTGGCTGGCCGATCAGTGGCTCAGCGAGCGCCGCTCGCCGGAAGAAACAGTGCTGCAGGCGATGAGCGACGCGCGCGTGCGCGGAGAACTCGAGTCCGTGTGGCACGACGAAGTGCTGCCTGTGTTCGGCGCGATGGGTCTGCAAAGCGAGGCCGAGGCTTATATCGACAGCGTTCGCGAGCGATTCCTGAACCCGTTTCTTGCTCATCGCATTTTCGACATTGCCGCCAATCATCGCGAGAAGATCAGGCGCCGGATACAACCGCTCGTTGAATTGGCTGATTCGCTGTCGTTGCCGGCAGCGCAACCGAAGTTGCGCCAATTGCTGGCGGCGAACGATTTGCCTTTGGCCGGCAAAGGAATAGCCAAGTCATGA
- a CDS encoding UxaA family hydrolase, translated as MNDQDLIVLHDDDNVAVALRALEADALVEVNGQRLKLLSPIPAGHKLAVRHIAHGAPVTKYRQTIGIALSDILAGAHVHVENVGMPSQHDGEAQAYATGVRAAPADRADTFLGYMREDGQAGTRNYIGVIASVNCSATVCHAIADTFRGDALASFENVDGVVAITHQSGCGMSSSGDGMALLRRTLTGYARNPNFSSVLFVGLGCEVNQIEGLVDLLEPSSSMSSSRPVRTLVIQDEGGVREAVARGVAIVREELHAANRATRTAVPASHLKLGLQCGGSDGYSGITANPALGVAVDLLVRSGGTAILSETPEVYGAEHLLTARAVSGEVAQRLMDRLQWWEGYTEQNGGEMNNNPSPGNKAGGITTILEKSLGAVSKAGSSALKAVYDYAEPVREDGLVFMDTPGYDPVSATGQIAGGANLVCFTTGRGSVFGSKPVPTIKIATTTALFERMRSDMDFNTGAIVEGSLTVEEAGARLYDLILEVASGRTTCSEENGVGDREFVPWLRGAVM; from the coding sequence ATGAACGATCAAGACCTTATCGTTCTTCACGACGACGACAACGTTGCTGTCGCATTGCGGGCGCTCGAAGCCGACGCGCTCGTGGAGGTGAACGGACAGCGCCTAAAGCTTTTGTCGCCGATACCCGCCGGACACAAGCTGGCCGTACGCCATATCGCGCACGGGGCTCCGGTCACGAAGTACCGGCAGACCATCGGCATTGCGTTGAGCGACATTCTCGCGGGCGCGCATGTTCATGTGGAAAACGTCGGCATGCCGTCGCAACACGACGGCGAAGCGCAGGCGTATGCGACCGGTGTCCGTGCTGCGCCGGCCGATCGCGCGGATACGTTTCTCGGCTACATGCGGGAGGACGGCCAGGCGGGAACGCGCAACTATATCGGCGTGATCGCCAGTGTGAACTGTTCGGCCACCGTATGCCACGCGATCGCCGATACATTCCGCGGCGATGCGCTCGCGTCATTCGAAAATGTCGACGGCGTGGTCGCGATCACGCATCAGAGCGGATGCGGAATGTCTTCGTCCGGCGACGGGATGGCTTTATTGCGCCGTACGCTCACCGGTTATGCGCGCAATCCGAACTTCTCGAGCGTGCTGTTCGTTGGACTCGGCTGTGAAGTGAACCAGATCGAAGGGCTGGTAGATCTGCTCGAACCGTCGTCGTCGATGTCGTCATCGCGGCCGGTCCGCACGCTCGTCATCCAGGATGAGGGCGGGGTGCGCGAAGCGGTTGCTCGCGGGGTCGCCATCGTTCGCGAGGAACTGCACGCGGCGAATCGCGCCACGCGCACGGCCGTGCCGGCATCGCATCTGAAGCTTGGGCTTCAGTGTGGCGGCTCCGATGGATATTCCGGCATCACGGCGAATCCGGCGCTTGGCGTGGCCGTCGATCTGCTCGTGCGCAGCGGCGGCACCGCAATCCTGTCCGAAACACCCGAGGTTTACGGCGCGGAACATCTGTTGACCGCGCGGGCTGTGTCGGGAGAGGTCGCGCAGCGCCTGATGGACAGACTGCAGTGGTGGGAAGGCTATACGGAGCAGAACGGCGGCGAGATGAATAACAATCCGTCTCCGGGAAACAAGGCCGGCGGCATCACGACCATTCTCGAGAAGTCGCTCGGCGCCGTCTCGAAAGCAGGAAGTTCGGCGCTCAAGGCAGTCTACGATTACGCGGAGCCGGTTCGTGAAGACGGTCTCGTGTTTATGGACACGCCCGGATACGACCCGGTCTCGGCGACCGGTCAGATCGCGGGCGGGGCCAACCTCGTCTGTTTCACGACCGGACGCGGTTCGGTCTTCGGTTCGAAGCCGGTTCCCACGATCAAGATCGCGACGACGACCGCGCTTTTCGAGCGGATGCGGTCCGATATGGATTTCAACACGGGGGCGATTGTCGAGGGCTCGCTGACGGTCGAGGAAGCCGGCGCGCGTCTATACGATCTGATACTCGAAGTCGCGTCGGGACGCACTACCTGCAGCGAAGAGAACGGCGTCGGAGATCGCGAGTTCGTGCCGTGGTTACGCGGCGCGGTCATGTGA
- a CDS encoding sugar kinase, with protein MVKASDRQQPEIVAFGEAMVEFSQCSAGSQDYLQGFGGDTSNFCIAAARQGAKTGFISAVGGDRFGRLLLELWQQENVDTSAVRIDESAHTGVYFVSHGPGGHQFEYLRARSAASRYAAHDLPLDTLAGASVLHLSGVSLAIGTTACDAAFAAIAHAREHGVQLSFDTNLRLKLWPLARARATMLEVIRQTDICLPSWDDVTALTGLDTRDAIVDFLLERGPRIVALKLGSEGAYVATPDHRQLVPAYPVSAIDATGAGDCFGGTFVARLCAGDDPFSAARYANVAAALSTLGFGAVAPIPTRSVVERVLGGTQVVA; from the coding sequence ATGGTGAAGGCAAGCGATAGACAACAGCCAGAGATCGTTGCGTTTGGCGAAGCAATGGTCGAATTCAGTCAGTGTTCGGCGGGCAGTCAGGACTATCTTCAAGGGTTCGGCGGCGACACATCGAATTTCTGTATCGCGGCGGCGCGCCAGGGCGCGAAGACCGGCTTTATCTCAGCGGTAGGCGGTGACCGGTTCGGGCGCCTTCTTCTCGAGCTCTGGCAGCAGGAAAATGTCGATACGTCTGCTGTGCGTATCGATGAATCGGCGCACACCGGCGTGTATTTCGTGTCACACGGACCGGGCGGACATCAGTTCGAGTATCTGCGGGCACGATCCGCCGCGAGCCGCTATGCCGCACACGATCTTCCGCTCGATACGCTTGCCGGGGCTTCGGTGTTGCATCTGTCCGGCGTGAGTCTCGCAATCGGAACGACGGCCTGCGATGCGGCATTCGCCGCGATCGCGCATGCGCGCGAGCACGGCGTGCAGCTGTCGTTCGATACGAACCTCCGGCTCAAGCTCTGGCCGCTTGCGCGCGCACGCGCGACGATGCTCGAGGTCATCCGCCAGACCGACATCTGTCTGCCGAGCTGGGACGATGTCACCGCGCTGACGGGGCTCGACACGCGCGATGCAATCGTCGATTTCCTGCTTGAGCGTGGGCCGCGCATCGTCGCGCTGAAGCTCGGAAGCGAAGGGGCTTATGTCGCAACGCCAGACCATCGGCAACTGGTGCCCGCCTATCCGGTGAGCGCAATCGACGCAACCGGCGCGGGCGACTGCTTTGGCGGAACGTTTGTCGCGCGGCTTTGCGCTGGGGACGACCCGTTTTCCGCCGCCCGTTATGCAAATGTTGCGGCTGCCCTGTCCACGCTCGGCTTTGGGGCGGTCGCGCCGATTCCCACACGGTCAGTCGTTGAGCGGGTCCTTGGCGGAACGCAAGTGGTTGCGTAA
- a CDS encoding GDSL-type esterase/lipase family protein: MTNGQHAWLTTPISLELLRGALELEQTGRGLMPHRLPARARAQCTDPQLAMAESQPSGVRLVFRTEATAIEIDVLPTRYVYVGVPPRPAGVYDLLIDGQLVRQGSAAGGDITTIDMAAGTVSKESGPVGTIHFSDLPGYDKKVEIWLPHNEITELVALRSNARINPDAGDGRKVWLHHGSSISQGSNGDSPTAIWPALAASHGNVELINLGFGGSALLDPFTARAMRDTPVHLISLKIGINLVNTDLMRLRAFTPAVHGFLDTIRDGHPTTPLLVVSPLYCPIHEDTPGPGAFDQSALAAGKVSFRATGDPAGRAAGKLTLTVIREELRRIVEQRAANDPHLHYLDGLALYGQQDFADLPLPDQLHPDGRAHRRIGERFAGLVFGRGGPFFVE; this comes from the coding sequence ATGACGAACGGCCAGCATGCATGGCTCACCACGCCGATTTCGCTCGAACTGTTGCGTGGCGCCCTCGAATTGGAACAAACCGGCCGTGGTCTCATGCCGCACCGCTTGCCGGCTCGGGCGCGCGCTCAATGCACGGATCCTCAGTTGGCCATGGCTGAGTCGCAGCCGTCGGGCGTGCGACTGGTGTTCCGCACCGAGGCCACAGCCATTGAAATCGATGTGCTTCCGACCCGGTACGTCTATGTCGGTGTTCCGCCCCGGCCGGCCGGCGTGTATGACCTGCTTATCGATGGCCAACTGGTCCGCCAGGGCAGCGCGGCCGGCGGCGACATCACCACGATCGACATGGCCGCCGGTACGGTTTCGAAAGAGTCGGGTCCAGTCGGCACCATCCATTTCAGCGATCTGCCGGGCTACGACAAGAAAGTCGAGATATGGCTGCCGCACAACGAAATCACTGAGCTCGTCGCGTTGCGTAGCAACGCCCGCATCAATCCTGATGCCGGTGACGGTCGAAAGGTGTGGCTGCACCACGGCAGCTCGATCAGCCAAGGGTCCAATGGCGACAGCCCCACAGCGATCTGGCCAGCGCTCGCTGCTTCGCACGGCAACGTGGAACTCATCAATCTCGGCTTTGGCGGTAGCGCTTTGCTGGATCCGTTCACTGCTCGCGCGATGCGAGACACGCCGGTCCACCTGATCAGTCTGAAAATCGGCATCAACCTGGTCAACACGGATCTGATGCGTCTGCGTGCCTTTACGCCAGCGGTTCATGGCTTTCTCGACACCATCCGCGACGGCCACCCGACCACACCGCTGCTCGTCGTTTCGCCGCTCTATTGCCCGATTCACGAAGACACGCCAGGCCCCGGCGCATTCGATCAAAGTGCGCTCGCGGCAGGAAAGGTGTCGTTTCGTGCGACAGGCGACCCTGCCGGGCGCGCGGCTGGGAAACTGACGCTGACCGTCATCCGGGAGGAATTGCGGCGTATCGTCGAACAGCGTGCGGCGAATGATCCGCACCTGCACTATCTCGACGGACTTGCACTGTACGGCCAACAGGATTTTGCCGATTTGCCGCTTCCCGACCAGCTCCACCCGGATGGCCGCGCTCATCGCCGCATCGGCGAACGGTTCGCCGGGCTCGTGTTCGGCCGCGGCGGCCCCTTCTTCGTCGAGTGA
- a CDS encoding NADP-dependent malic enzyme: MRQTDTDQQAAFDYHEFPTPGKLSVVASKPLVTQRDLSLAYTPGVASVCEAIAADPIKAHRFTGRGNLVGVITNGTSVLGLGNIGPLASKPVMEGKAVLFKKFAGIDVFDIEINETDPDKLVEIIAGLEPTFGGINLEDIKAPECFIVERKLRERMKIPVFHDDQHGTAITVSAAFINGLKVVGKAITEVKVVTSGAGAAALACLDLLVDLGLPVQNIWATDIEGVVYRGRTTLMDPDKARFAQETDARTLAEVIEGADVFLGLSVGGILSADMLKTMGPRPLILALANPTPEIFPELAHATRDDVVIATGRSDYPNQVNNVLCFPYIFRGALDVGATTITREMEIAAVHAIAGLAEEEQNEVVAAAYGVYDVKFGAQYLIPKPFDPRLITRIAPAVAKAAMEGGVATRPLPDLAAYVEQLQQFVYHSGAFMKPLFSTAKQLVRDGGKARIVFTEGEEERVLRAVQVLVDEKLARPILVGRPEVLLARIERFGLRLKLGQDVEVTNPEYDERFPQYWTTYWELMCRDGISKEMARVEMRRRLTLIGAMMVRLGDADGMICGTVGAYHDHLRFVDQVIGKKRGANTYAAMNILLLDERTVALVDTHINDDPSAEQIAEFTVSAAKQMKWLNLTPKAALLSRSNFGSGSAASGAKMRQALKLVREQAPELEVDGEMHGDCALDESLRARVLPTSPLKGDANLLVCPNVDSGNIAYNLLKTGAGSNVAVGPFLLGVNAPVNILTSSSTVRRIINMAALTVIEANRNSSLG, encoded by the coding sequence ATGAGGCAGACAGATACCGACCAGCAAGCCGCATTCGACTATCACGAGTTTCCCACGCCAGGGAAGCTCTCCGTGGTCGCCAGCAAGCCCCTCGTCACCCAGCGCGATCTGTCGCTCGCTTACACACCGGGCGTGGCCAGCGTCTGCGAAGCGATCGCTGCGGACCCGATCAAGGCGCATCGGTTCACCGGGCGCGGCAACCTCGTCGGCGTCATCACCAACGGCACCTCCGTGCTTGGCCTCGGGAATATTGGCCCGCTGGCCTCGAAGCCGGTGATGGAAGGCAAAGCCGTGCTGTTCAAGAAGTTCGCCGGCATCGACGTATTCGACATCGAGATCAACGAAACCGACCCGGACAAGCTCGTTGAAATCATCGCCGGTCTCGAACCGACGTTCGGCGGCATCAATCTCGAAGATATCAAAGCGCCGGAATGCTTTATCGTCGAGCGTAAGCTACGCGAGCGAATGAAGATTCCTGTCTTCCATGACGATCAGCATGGCACGGCGATCACCGTATCGGCGGCCTTTATCAATGGCCTGAAAGTGGTGGGCAAAGCCATCACCGAGGTCAAGGTGGTGACCTCGGGCGCGGGCGCGGCGGCATTGGCCTGTCTCGACTTGCTGGTCGATCTGGGCCTGCCGGTGCAGAACATCTGGGCCACCGATATCGAAGGCGTGGTTTACCGCGGCCGAACCACGCTGATGGACCCGGACAAGGCGCGCTTTGCGCAGGAAACCGATGCACGCACGCTGGCCGAAGTGATTGAAGGCGCGGATGTGTTCCTTGGGCTGTCGGTCGGCGGCATTCTCAGCGCCGACATGCTGAAGACGATGGGCCCGCGTCCGCTGATTCTCGCGCTGGCCAATCCGACACCGGAGATCTTTCCGGAACTCGCGCATGCCACGCGCGACGATGTCGTCATCGCCACAGGTCGCTCGGACTATCCGAATCAGGTCAACAACGTGCTGTGCTTCCCGTACATCTTCCGCGGCGCATTGGATGTCGGCGCGACGACGATCACGCGTGAAATGGAAATTGCCGCGGTGCACGCGATCGCCGGTCTCGCGGAAGAGGAACAAAACGAAGTCGTCGCGGCCGCGTATGGCGTCTATGACGTGAAATTCGGCGCGCAATACCTGATACCCAAGCCGTTCGACCCGCGCCTGATCACCCGGATTGCGCCGGCGGTGGCGAAAGCAGCCATGGAAGGCGGCGTAGCGACGCGTCCGCTGCCGGACCTGGCCGCTTATGTCGAGCAGTTGCAACAGTTCGTGTATCACTCCGGCGCCTTTATGAAGCCGCTGTTTTCGACCGCGAAGCAACTGGTGCGCGACGGCGGCAAGGCACGCATCGTCTTCACCGAAGGCGAGGAAGAGCGCGTGCTGCGCGCTGTGCAAGTGCTCGTCGACGAAAAGCTGGCGCGACCGATTCTGGTCGGACGCCCGGAAGTGCTGCTGGCACGCATCGAGCGATTCGGTTTGCGGCTCAAGCTCGGGCAGGACGTGGAAGTGACCAACCCGGAATATGACGAACGCTTCCCGCAGTACTGGACGACGTATTGGGAATTGATGTGCCGCGACGGCATTTCGAAAGAGATGGCGCGTGTCGAGATGCGCCGCCGCCTGACATTGATCGGCGCGATGATGGTGCGGCTTGGCGACGCCGACGGCATGATTTGCGGCACAGTGGGCGCGTATCACGATCACCTGCGATTCGTCGATCAGGTTATCGGCAAGAAGCGTGGAGCGAACACCTACGCGGCCATGAATATTCTGCTGCTCGACGAGCGCACCGTGGCGCTGGTCGATACGCACATCAACGATGATCCGAGCGCCGAGCAAATCGCCGAATTCACGGTTAGCGCGGCTAAACAGATGAAATGGCTGAACCTGACGCCTAAGGCCGCCCTGCTTTCGCGCTCGAACTTCGGCTCAGGTAGCGCGGCTTCGGGAGCGAAGATGCGCCAGGCACTGAAGCTCGTCAGGGAGCAGGCGCCGGAGCTCGAAGTCGACGGTGAAATGCATGGCGACTGCGCGCTCGATGAATCGCTCCGTGCTCGCGTGCTGCCGACTTCGCCGCTCAAAGGCGACGCCAACCTGCTGGTCTGCCCGAACGTGGACTCGGGCAACATTGCCTACAACCTGCTCAAGACCGGAGCGGGCAGTAACGTCGCAGTGGGACCGTTCCTGCTGGGGGTCAACGCACCGGTGAACATCCTGACGTCAAGCTCGACGGTGCGACGCATCATCAATATGGCAGCGTTGACGGTGATCGAAGCCAATCGCAATTCATCGCTGGGCTAA
- a CDS encoding LysR family transcriptional regulator, whose amino-acid sequence MTLESNDMVRRLSARLKMRHLVLLLQIEQHGSLTRVAQHMASSQPAVTNALAELESMFGMPLFERSSRGMLPTALGSVVLERARAMIHDLDHLARDMTAVAVGHAAHLHIGVIPFISGQLLAAALNRVHASMERRVTVTIHEGTSDQLLPQLRDHVVDVVIARASSSVDLSRTRFEVLFRQRPRLIANRRLAAKLARTKLDWRKLLTLDWILGAPHTPMREQVADLFLAAGTAPPVPVVESYSSKLIGEMIASSEEAVSIVPSDIAEELVRIAGVAIVPYSFEWTLPPIALFTRSEGSHSAAQKLFVESLRQICADTYAKTRD is encoded by the coding sequence ATGACGCTCGAGTCGAACGACATGGTCAGGCGGCTGAGCGCGCGTCTGAAAATGCGGCACCTGGTGCTGTTGCTGCAGATCGAGCAGCACGGCTCGCTTACGCGCGTCGCGCAACATATGGCTAGCAGTCAACCGGCCGTAACGAATGCGTTGGCGGAACTGGAGAGCATGTTCGGCATGCCGCTCTTCGAACGCTCGTCGCGTGGCATGTTGCCCACTGCGCTCGGTTCGGTTGTGCTCGAGCGAGCGCGGGCGATGATCCACGATCTCGACCATCTTGCTCGGGACATGACGGCGGTTGCCGTCGGGCACGCGGCGCACCTGCACATCGGCGTGATTCCGTTTATCTCCGGTCAACTGCTGGCGGCTGCGTTGAATCGGGTGCATGCCAGCATGGAGCGGCGGGTGACGGTGACCATCCACGAAGGCACCAGCGATCAACTGTTGCCGCAATTGCGCGACCATGTCGTCGATGTTGTGATCGCACGGGCGTCGTCGTCGGTAGACCTGAGCAGGACCCGCTTCGAAGTGCTATTCCGGCAGCGTCCGCGGCTGATCGCAAACCGGCGCCTCGCGGCAAAACTGGCGCGCACGAAGCTGGACTGGCGCAAACTGCTGACGCTGGACTGGATTCTCGGCGCACCTCACACGCCGATGAGAGAACAAGTGGCCGATCTGTTTCTGGCGGCGGGAACAGCACCGCCGGTGCCGGTGGTGGAGAGTTATTCGTCCAAGCTCATTGGCGAAATGATTGCCTCTAGCGAAGAGGCCGTATCGATCGTTCCATCGGATATCGCTGAAGAACTGGTTCGAATCGCGGGCGTCGCAATCGTGCCTTACTCGTTTGAATGGACGCTTCCGCCCATTGCGCTATTCACTCGCTCGGAAGGTTCGCACTCCGCGGCACAGAAGCTGTTTGTCGAATCGTTACGCCAGATTTGCGCGGACACGTACGCTAAAACACGGGATTAA